A region of the Tistrella bauzanensis genome:
GCACCGCAAGTCGAAGCAGGATACTCCCTTGCCGCGTGCTGTCAAAGCGAAGTGGACGGCGTTTTATCGCCTGTGACGTTGGTTTTTTGCAGGGCTCTTCGCCGCCGCGGTTGGCGCGCGCGTCACAGCCCCGCCCGCTCGCGCAGGATGCGCGCCGGCGGCACGGCCAGCGCGCCGGCCACCGCCGCCAGCCCCACCGCCAGCGCCAGACCGATGCCGGCCGTCAGCGACAGCAGCACCGGCCCGGCCGAGAACACGAAGCCGATCTTGAGCAGCCAGTGGGTGATGGCGGCGGCGGCCAGAGTGCCGCCGGCGGCGCCGATCAGCCCCACCACCAGCGCCACGATCAGGAACTCGATCGCAAGGCCGGTTGCGATGGTGGCGCGCGACGCCCCCACCACCTTCATCATCACCGCATCGAAACGGCGCTTGGACTGGGCGGCCAGCACCGCCGCCGCCAGCACCAGCGCGCCCGCCGCCAGCACCGCGAAGGCGGTGATCCGCACCGCCCCGGCAATGCCCTGGATGATCAGCCCGGCCTGCTTCACGGCATCACCCACCGTGACCGCCGAGACGTTGGGGAAGCGGTCGGTGGTCCGCACCATCAGGGCTTCGGCCACCGCCGGATCGCCTGAGATGGTGGCGATATGGGTGGCGGGCGCACCGGCGAGTGCGCCGGGCGAGAGCACCATCACGAAGTTCAGCGACAGGTCCAGCCAGTCGATCCGGCGCAGATTGGCGATTTCAGCCGTGATGGTGCGGCCCAGCACCAGAATGTCGATGCTGTCGCCGACCCTGGCGCCCATGCCGCGAACCAGATCGCCATCGATCGACACCAGCGGCGGGCCGCTGTAATCGGCCGGCCACCATTGCCCGGCCGTCAGCACCGTGCCCTGGGGTGCTGTTGCCGACCAGGACATGCCGATCTCGCCGCGCACCGCCCAGCGTTCATCCTCGGCCACATCGGCCTCGATGACCGGCTGGCCGTTCAGGCCCCGGATGCGGCCGCGCAATGTGGGCATCCGGGCGACGTTCTCAGCCCCCACCGCCGCCACCGCCATGGCATCGAAATCGGCGACCTGATCGGGCTGGATGTCTAGGAAGAAGTATTGCGGCGCCCGCTCGGGCAGGCTTTCGCCGATCAGCCGGGTCAGATTGTCCTGCACCAGCGCCAGGGCGGTCAGCACCATCAGCCCCGCGCCCAGTGCCGCGGCGATTTCGGCCGTGGGCGCGCCCGGACGGCGCAGGCCCGCGACCCCCAGGCGCAGTGCCGGCCGGCCCGGCACCCGCACCCGCCGCGCCAGCGCCGCGATACCGGCGGAGGCCAGCCGGAACACCCCCAGAGCCAGGGCGATCGAGGCCATGGCGATGGCGGCCAGCACCGGGTCGGCGGCGCCGGCGATGACCAGCGCCACCACCACCAGCCCGGCGAGACCGCCTGCCACCAGTCCCATGCGGCCGGTGCGGGCGCCGAGCGGCACCACCGCCGCGCGCAGCAGATCGCCCGGCCGCACGCCGGCGGCACGGCCGAGCGCCGGGGCGGTGAAGGCGATGGCGACGCCCAGCCCGATCAGCGCCGCGCGTGCCAGCGGCAGGGTATAAAGTGCGGGCAGGATCGGGGTTGGCAGCAGGCCGTCGGCGAAGCTGGCGGCGATCCACGGCACGGTGGCGCCGCAGGCGACCCCGATCGCGACC
Encoded here:
- a CDS encoding ABC transporter permease, whose product is MTVGSIDRAGRGRPAVASGGGAPRRMALIRFALRDLRRGIGSFSIVLASLALGVAAMAGIGALDAAVVAGQTRDARALLGGDLELATTGRPLPDAALQDLAARADAVSAVVDLRAMARLSPEDAAARTAAPDTPSASEPPAGMAGTANDRALVQVLAVDAAYPLVGRMQTDPPLAGPPAQALGDDGLLAEAALLARLRLQPGDRLMLGDAGFRIVGTLMAQPDQGGFGFALGPRVVMSMAGLARAGLDAPGTISRHMTRAVLPAGTDAGGVVAALEAAHPEESWRARTLDRANPGLAGFVDRLATHLELVALAALAIGGIGVAGAARAHLEARARTIAVLKALALGPRAVFFTYVVQMLVVALVGVAIGVACGATVPWIAASFADGLLPTPILPALYTLPLARAALIGLGVAIAFTAPALGRAAGVRPGDLLRAAVVPLGARTGRMGLVAGGLAGLVVVALVIAGAADPVLAAIAMASIALALGVFRLASAGIAALARRVRVPGRPALRLGVAGLRRPGAPTAEIAAALGAGLMVLTALALVQDNLTRLIGESLPERAPQYFFLDIQPDQVADFDAMAVAAVGAENVARMPTLRGRIRGLNGQPVIEADVAEDERWAVRGEIGMSWSATAPQGTVLTAGQWWPADYSGPPLVSIDGDLVRGMGARVGDSIDILVLGRTITAEIANLRRIDWLDLSLNFVMVLSPGALAGAPATHIATISGDPAVAEALMVRTTDRFPNVSAVTVGDAVKQAGLIIQGIAGAVRITAFAVLAAGALVLAAAVLAAQSKRRFDAVMMKVVGASRATIATGLAIEFLIVALVVGLIGAAGGTLAAAAITHWLLKIGFVFSAGPVLLSLTAGIGLALAVGLAAVAGALAVPPARILRERAGL